The Candidatus Omnitrophota bacterium DNA window AGAGAAGCAGGTCAAGGATTTTCATAATTCGGTCAAAAAAAAGATCTCCGGGAAAGTCATTTACCTTGCCGAACCCAAGTTCGATGGTCTTTCTGTGGAACTTGTATACAAGGGCGGCAGGTTCGAAACAGGTTCCACCAGGGGTGACGGCAGAAAAGGTGAAGATATAACGCGCAACCTCATGACCATTGGCAGCGTACTGCCGGAGCTTCAGGGGTCGGGGGAGGCGCCGGAGCTTCTTTCAGTCCGGGGCGAGGTCCTTATGCGCAAGGATGGTTTCCAGAAGCTTAACAAGCAGCGGATAGAGAACGGGCAGGACCCCTTCGCCAATCCACGTAACGCCGCGGCCGGACTGATGAGGCAGCTTGACCCTAAAAAGGTGGCGGGTAAACCGATGGATCTATTCGTTTACGAAGTCATGGAATGCAAGGGTGAAGATTTTGATTCACACCTCAAGACCCTGGAAAAGCTTCAAAAATGGGGGCTTAAGGTCAATAGCCAGAACAGCAAATGCACTTCTTTCTTTGATATCAAGAAATACCACGGGAAAATGGAAAAAAACAGAGACAAGCTCGATTACGAGATCGACGGAGTCGTAATAAAGGTCGACGATATGGAAAAGCGCAGGAAGCTGGGGACAAGGGAAAGGAACCCCAAATGGGCGCTCGCCTGGAAGTTCTCCCCGCGGGAGGAGGCGACCACCCTGGAAGACATAGTCGTCCAGGTAGGAGCAAGCGGCATGCTGACACCGGTGGCTCTCTTGCAGCCGGTAGATGTCGGCGGGGTTACCATAAGCAGGGCCACCCTGCACAACGCTGACGAGGTCCGCGAAAAGGACGTGCGCCCCGGAGATAAGGTCAAGGTGCAGAGAGCGGGTGATGTTATCCCGGAAGTGGTCAAGAGGATAAAAAGATCAGGGAAAAAACGCGGAAAGAAATTCCACATGCCGAAAAAATGTCCTTCCTGCGGGAGCAAGGTCCTTAGGCAGGGCGCTTATTACTTCTGTCCGGCGGGGCTTTCCTGCAAGGCGCAGCTTGCCGGCAGGATCATACACTTCGCTTCGCGCGAGGCGATGGACATCGAGAATCTGGGGGAAGAGACCATAAAGAATCTTGTCGACAGGGGTATGGTAAGCGACATGGCAGATCTCTATAAACTCAAGAAAAAAGACATAAAGAAGCTCGAGGGTTTCGCGGATAAATCCGCCGGTAAACTTAAAAAGTCCATACAGCATTCCAAAAAGGCCCGGCTGGATACGTTCCTTTACGCGCTGGGGATACACCATGTCGGGGGCCATATCGCCAGGGTCCTGTCTGAAAAATACGGCACTCTTGAAAAGCTGAAGAAAGCGGATCTTAAGGACCTCAAGAAAACTCCTGAAGTGGGAGATGAGATCGCCGAAAGTGTTAAGGAGTTCTTTAGCCGTGAAGAGAACCTTAAAACGTTAAAAAGACTGAAAAGGGCCGGTCTTGAGATCAAAAAGATGCCGAAGAAGAAAAAGAAAAAGTCCTTCCGGGACAAGACTTTCGTTTTTACCGGGGAGCTTGATGACTTCACCCGGGATGAGGCCAAGGGGGTGGTCGAGGATCTGGGGGGACGGGCTACATCCAGCGTCAGCGATAACACCGATTACGTGGTTGTCGGGGAAGATCCCGGATCCAAACTGGAAGAAGCCCAAAAAAGGAAGATCAAGACCATAGACGAGAAGAAGTTCAAGAAGATGGTGAGATCATAATACGGAGGTGTGTTATGAAAGTAAATGAGCTCATGACAAAGGGCGTTGAAACGGTGAGGCCCGATACTATGCTCGAAGAGGTAGCCGGCAAGATGAAGGACCTGGGCGTGGGGAGTATACCCGTCTATGACGGCAAGCTGCTTATGGGAATGATCACCGACAGGGACATAGTCATAAGATCGGTTGCGCGGGGCGAAGACCCCGCTGGAACGA harbors:
- the ligA gene encoding NAD-dependent DNA ligase LigA, whose product is MDFKKDPKTKFKDVKKLSKKEAKEQAEVLREGINYHDYLYYVKNKPRISDAKYDKLFKRLEELEEAYPDLKKENSPTRRVGAEPVDELKKVKHRSSMLSLEAALEEKQVKDFHNSVKKKISGKVIYLAEPKFDGLSVELVYKGGRFETGSTRGDGRKGEDITRNLMTIGSVLPELQGSGEAPELLSVRGEVLMRKDGFQKLNKQRIENGQDPFANPRNAAAGLMRQLDPKKVAGKPMDLFVYEVMECKGEDFDSHLKTLEKLQKWGLKVNSQNSKCTSFFDIKKYHGKMEKNRDKLDYEIDGVVIKVDDMEKRRKLGTRERNPKWALAWKFSPREEATTLEDIVVQVGASGMLTPVALLQPVDVGGVTISRATLHNADEVREKDVRPGDKVKVQRAGDVIPEVVKRIKRSGKKRGKKFHMPKKCPSCGSKVLRQGAYYFCPAGLSCKAQLAGRIIHFASREAMDIENLGEETIKNLVDRGMVSDMADLYKLKKKDIKKLEGFADKSAGKLKKSIQHSKKARLDTFLYALGIHHVGGHIARVLSEKYGTLEKLKKADLKDLKKTPEVGDEIAESVKEFFSREENLKTLKRLKRAGLEIKKMPKKKKKKSFRDKTFVFTGELDDFTRDEAKGVVEDLGGRATSSVSDNTDYVVVGEDPGSKLEEAQKRKIKTIDEKKFKKMVRS